One stretch of Dokdonia sp. Hel_I_53 DNA includes these proteins:
- a CDS encoding CDP-alcohol phosphatidyltransferase family protein yields MSKLPASYRFVDLSDYGRPVAKRIAQSFQYTKVNAIHVTWMFIVAGLAAIASIYFHQYRWALLFLLLKSTLDAADGELARLKKQPSYTGRYFDSIADIVLNAAIFYTLFLNVATPWWMAALAFVGMQLQGTLYNYYYVILRNQVDGDLTSQIFETSTPTALPGEKQATVTLLYRCYRILYGGFDAVIYRLDPSAPEGKILPKYLMTAVSTFGLGFQLAAIGLLLVLGFQAYIIPFFMAYTGMILVFILLRKRIGRNV; encoded by the coding sequence ATGTCTAAATTACCCGCAAGCTATCGCTTTGTAGATCTTTCTGATTATGGTCGGCCTGTTGCCAAACGTATTGCGCAATCGTTCCAATACACCAAGGTTAACGCCATACACGTTACCTGGATGTTCATTGTAGCTGGACTAGCGGCTATTGCTAGTATTTATTTTCATCAGTACAGATGGGCCCTTCTTTTTTTACTTTTAAAATCTACACTAGATGCTGCAGATGGTGAGCTTGCCAGGCTCAAAAAGCAACCTAGTTATACAGGGCGGTATTTTGACTCAATCGCAGATATAGTACTCAATGCCGCCATTTTTTATACCCTTTTTCTAAATGTAGCTACCCCTTGGTGGATGGCTGCGCTGGCTTTTGTTGGGATGCAATTGCAAGGTACCTTATACAATTACTATTATGTAATCTTACGTAATCAAGTAGATGGAGATCTTACGAGCCAAATATTTGAAACCTCCACTCCCACTGCGTTACCGGGTGAGAAGCAGGCTACAGTTACCCTTCTTTATCGCTGTTACAGAATCCTTTATGGCGGCTTTGATGCTGTGATTTATCGATTAGATCCTAGTGCTCCAGAGGGCAAAATACTACCTAAATATTTGATGACCGCTGTATCTACCTTTGGCTTAGGGTTTCAGCTGGCAGCTATCGGTTTGTTGCTGGTGCTTGGCTTTCAAGCCTATATCATTCCATTTTTTATGGCTTATACCGGAATGATTCTCGTTTTCATCCTGCTACGTAAACGCATTGGCCGCAACGTATAA